In the genome of Sardina pilchardus chromosome 17, fSarPil1.1, whole genome shotgun sequence, the window GTACAGAGATAAAGGCCCAACATTTCTTGCAGCAGCCATATACGCATACCTTACCGTTTAAACGCATGTATCCGTTAACTGCCATCAAAGAGGCATTAATACAATGAACTGGTGAGGCCATTGCTTTACATGAATGTGGTTTAGTACATTTAGCCCTGTATCTTCTAATTTGCCCtcgttggtctctctctctctctctctccctcttccaatttgcttctccctctctccccctctctgcttctGTTTTCCCTGATCTCCCTTGACAGGAGAGTGGAGAATTTGGCGTTGCCCTGAGCGACGTCCTTCTATGCTGGAAGAGCTTGCTGCTGGACCGTCTCCAGCTACCCGACGGTGGGTCACCACGCCCGGAAAACTACGAGCTTGTGCGGCGAGAGTACGAGAGCTTCATGAAGCGCACCAACACTGTGGACCTGATCGATGTCTACTTCATGTATaaacagctcaggctggaaactgaCCCTGAGCAGCTATTCaccccagtgagtgtgtgtccttccttgatggagtgtgtgtgtgtgtgcacacacgtatATTGGGCTCACTAAAGCAACCAACACCACAGACTCAGGGTTCCCACAGGTCATGGAATATCTGGAAAATCATGGACTTTTGGaaagtctattccagacatggaaatCAGGGAATTTTATGATTTGGGGGCAAGGTCATGCCACCTCTAGGGAATTTTGTTGTTTCGTTGCCGTTTAAAACTGACTTGTcaaaatacattaatacaaatatttccctgcaaaatcagtgtatatcCTGAAGGCCACCAACATTGTAGAACTGCTTAATGTCTGCTTCATGTGTAAACAACTGTTTGCGTGCCAGCACGTGCCTGGTTGAtttgtgtccgtctgtgtgcttgtgtgtctaaatgttggtgtgtgtgtgtgtgtgtgtgtgtgtgtgttaggattcCTGGCACCCATCACAAGTTCCTGCAAATTCCTCATGGCGGGCCCGTGTTTGCCCAGTAgtactacagtgtgtgtttgtttgtttgtgtgtgtgtgtgtgtgtttgtgtgccttttCCTAAATGTCCATTTCCTGACTCCATCtgcttttctctccctgtccccctctatctctccaggCCCAGCTGCTGCAGTTCCTCCTGGGTACTTCTGACTGTGCAGAGGAGACAAGCTCCATCCCTCCTTGTCCATCCACGCCCTCCTCCAGCCAGCCCAGGCCCTGCACTGCACAGGTATACAGTAGCTCTAACAGCCACTAGCCAGTGGAGTTTAGTAATCTCCTCCAGCCAGCCCAGGCCCTGCACTGCGCAGGTATgcacaggcctgatagagttcaggcttggtgcctgaattcaggcttgaacTAGGCCATGTACAATGTCCAGAAAGGcaattctctatattgtctttgaatgtatttgatcatttcaggtgGAGgtgggaaaactccagcttcagtgagtaaaagtccgatcatgtattggttccaCCTGTGCActcttagcacaggtgatctcttCAATTAGCTGCCCTACCTAGCTgaggagttgtgctaattagaatcagctggtttaaattaaTGGtgggcacagatatgtggtaggacttttactcactgaagttGGAGTTTTCCCACCTCTGATTTCCTGTCTATCAACCCTGTATACAGTAGCTCTAACGGCCACTAATAGTTTAATAATCTCAGTATTAGGCTGTTGAAAGTATTAAATATGTACAAATATTCCATTCAGTTAAGTCTTAAATATCATCCGCTGACTGCCTGAGCCCTGAATACAAAGGAATTAAATGTGGTCTCAGGCTGTGGTCTCAGCCCAGGCTCCTGAAAAccagcaacaaaaaaacatcttggtccagcctggaccataaaaacataTCCGTTTTGGCTAATGACCGACAAGACGCGCGTTTAGGACAGTTTCAATTgcacgggagggagggagtagcGAGCTAGCTATCTGTTTTGGTTTGAAGGTCAACAGAAGTGGCGTTACTCAACATAACTTGTCTTGGAGCACCTTTAAGTCTTAAATATTGGGagtcatagggtgcctctcatttggtcttttatacaccctcccttccttcctcaatcctggtcctcactgatctagataaagaatgatggtgtggcaacaatgggatagtctatccaatgttagttatagatcagttgGAACGAGCCttgaggagagagtttgagagccacccacagTTTTTTGTGAGGTCTTAGAAAGATGAAATGttgatgaatgcacacacacacacacacacacacacacacacacacacacacacacacacacacctccggtCAGTAGCTCCAGCTAGTCAGCCATCTCCCCAGGAGAAGGGGCCAAGGTGGGTTGGGGCGTGTGTTGCTTGGGCCAGGTATGGGCTGGAGGTCTGGATTGGGTAACGCCGGCTCTGGAGACCTCTCCGTCCTCTCCAGATATTCACATCCGAACAGAAGGTGGTTTGTTCGGCCGTGAGACGGCACTGTTGGCCGAGGGTGTTGTTGAGCAACCCGAGTTGCGCTCAGCGTGTTCCCTCTACGGTTTCCTAATCTGGCAAAGACAGCCATCCGCTcttgcgctcgctcgctctttctttctttctttctttttgtctctttctctattctcctggtcactctatctctttcactttctttttcctcccaccttctctctttttgtcctcTTTTTAATTCCCTCGCTTATTCTCTACCCCTtgctccagtctctctctctctctctctctctctctctctctctctctctctctctctctctctctctctctctctctctctctctctctctctctctctctctctctctctctctctctctcttcccccctccccaggTCTGGGATCACTCCCGTCTCCTATTAACAGGGGCATTAAATCGTATCACACAGATTTAAGAGGGTAATGTGAATTCGATTACTGAGCGGATGTTTCAAAGCACAGTGCAATGTAGCTGTAGCTCTCTGGACCCAGCTCGGGCTGCAAAGTCCTTCCTGTGATTTACGATTCGCTAAGCCGATTGCTACCGTTACCGGGGGCAACGAAGTTCAAGAGAACTGCTGTGAGGCAGAGCTCGCGCGCGCGCTCTGTGATGCCCTTTGTTGCCGGGGCAATCCTGAgaagtgtttgtttatttggaatGTTGCTATTGTCTTTGATGGTTCCAGATGCGGAGGGTGGCGAGGAGAGTGTTCTGTTCCTACCTGGGCCTTCTGGTCAATTCTAAGAACGACCTGTCTCTGGCCAACGTGTTGGACAGTCCCTGCCGTTCTCTTGGACGCGCTGCCTTCACAGACCTCAAGCACGCGGCTCGGAACAGCCAAACCTCCCTATTTCTGGTAATGCAGGGATTTTGTCAGCACACCCCTTCAGATCATATCTATTTCCCATTTTTACCGGTTATGACTCAATCTCTAGCAGTCTTGTTGTATAataatctgtgtctgtgtgtacatgcaggtgtgtgtcttaactctttgtgtgtgtgtgtgtctctgtcacaGGCCGTGACCTCCTTTGTACGAGCAATACAGCTGGGCGGTAAAGGTTACGCCCCTGCAGAGTCCGACCCACTTAGGAAGCACCTGAAGGGCCTGTGTGAGTTCGTCCACTTCACTGACcagctggaggagctgctggGAGAGACCCCAGAACCCAGGTACCCACAAAACCATGCTGAATCAGAAtgtgctttattggccaggtttgcatgaacaaacaaggaatttgactcctgTTAATCTCAACAATAACATTAaaagcagtaaaaaaaaaaaaaaaaaaaacaagtgcagtaagctatgtataagaataaagggatacatacagtatgtacacttaCAGATAAATAGATGCTGTGGGTTGGATGGGATAATAAGGTATCGTAAAGATCCTCACACCGAGGAGTtcccaaaaataaaaaaaaaaaaaaaaaaaaaggaatgtttCGGGCTTTTGCAGCCCTTCCTCAGGCTTCCTGAGATAGGGTAATACAATTGTCCGGAGGAGAGTATGGCCATCCACGAGTATGAATCACCATTTCATCACATAAATTacctttgaccccccccccccccccccaattacACAGCCAGGTTTtccacaaacgtgtgtgtgtgtgatttcctcTCTACTTCAATTTCCAGCGTTATCAAGTGAATGTTTCAGCTTTTACATATTAATATGGGTTTTTCATCATTCAGTTGTGACCGAGTGCATCACCATTGAGTatcaggggcctgtactacgaagggagctcaacctacccaaatgtaacccagggttactttgctaaaccggggttgacgaaacctggttatcttcattggtgttaatcggttcTACCCCACTTCGTAGTACAGCCCCCtggtcagataggcctctgacGTTTTGTATTTGCGTAGAAAAAAAGACCCAAAAGCAGCTATCTTTACCTACGTATGGAGTTCCGGGTACCTTCTTTACCCATGTATGAAGTTCCGGGTACCATTTTTACCTATACGGAGATCCGGGTATCGTATTATTTGGACAAAGATGACCGCTTTGGGTCCTTTGTAGGCATACTTCAGAGGTCTGTAATCAATAAGACAATAAGCTTGGCTCTCTGCCATTGCACTCAGGGTGCAGGCTTTGGTGCACTGTAGACCTGTGTTTGAGGCCAGTTTGGGAGACggactcctctctccctttgctaCAGTAAGCATTCAACTTAAGTGAACCATTGCAGATACCTGTACTGGTTTTACTCAAATAATGCAAACGGCTAAATGAAGTGCTAATTGGCCATTTCCATTTCCCATCATCACAACAATGATTACCAGCGTTAGCTATTGCTGCGCACAAGGGCTCAACACTGCGCCCTTTTCATCCATGGATATTAGAAACAGATGGATCTTACAAACCCTTTGTTTTGATCTGCCTTATTCATGTGGCCTTTCTCCTCCCCTTgtctgcttgcttgcttgcttgctagcTTGCGTATAATGCTTTCGAGACACAGGGCCCTTTGCCATTTTACCAGACCTGAACCATTTGTCTCAATCTGTTTTTCAACCTTGCTTTAGAAAAAAGAAacgatgtaggcctacttctctttaaaaaaaaaaaaaaaattggaagGTCCTAATGACGTCTACTTGAATGATCATGATGGCATTCAAATGTTGAGACCAGTTTATCTGGCCTACATCAAAGTGGTAGACGATGCTCAAAAGCACAAGGTCATTTCAGCTTTTCCCCTGATGTGATTGCCTAAATCTTGATTTTTTTGAGTGCCAAACAAGAAGATATTTCCTTGATCGAACGTGATTGCAGCGCTATAACCTCAAAACATTCAAGATGCTTCCTGAGCCTTGCAACATCTGGCAATGCAAAAGAAAACCAcacgaacaacaacaacaacagcgtgtttgtgtgtgtgtgtgtgtgtgcgtgtgtgtgtgactgggtgtgggtgtgtgaagtATTGTGCAAGAACGCACTGTTCCTATTCTGCAATTGATGAAGTATGGTACAAACAAAGTCATTTGAATCCGCATGGACTAGTTGCAGACACTGAGCAAGTAATTAGTTTGAGttgtgctgcctgtgtgtgtctatgggccatatgtattgtgtgtgtgtgtgtgtactttacaCAAACACCTCTGTCTATGGGCCATATCTATGtgtgctcacgtgtgtgtgtatatgtgtgtgttccagtgtggCCGGAGCTAAGCTAGTGtgcactgtacacaaacacctctGTCTATGGGGCCATATCTATAtgtgctcacgtgtgtgtgtgtgtgtgtgtgtgtgtgtgtgtgtgtttgttagtgtggcCGGAGCTAAGCTAGTGtgcactgtacacaaacacctctGTCTATGGGGCCATATCTATAtgtgctcacgtgtgtgtgtgtgtgtgtgtgtgtgtgtgtgtgtgtgtgtgtgtgtgtgtgtgtgtgtttgttagtgtggcCGGAGCTAAGCTAGTGtgcactgtacacaaacacctctgtctatggggctgtgtgtgtgtgtgtgtgtgggccatatctgtgagtgtgtgtgtgtgtgtgtgtgtgtgtgggccatatctgtgtgtgtgtgtgtgtgtgtgggccatatctgtgtgtgtgtgtgtgtgtgggccatatctgtgtgtgtgtgtgtgtgtgtgggccatatctgtgtgtgtgtgtgtgtgtgtgtgtgtgggccatatctgtgtgtgtgtgtgtgtgtgtgtgtgtgtgtcaggagctAAGCTAGTGtgcactgtacacaaacacctctGTCTATGGGGCCATATCTATGtgtgctcacgtgtgtgtgtgttccagtgtggCCGGAGCTAAGCTAGTGGCCCGCGTGCGTGCGGTGCTCCTGAAGGGTCGCAGCAGCGGAGATTCCGTCTACACGGCAGTGGACGACACGGCGAAGGCGCTCAAGGAACGCATCGCACAGATCCACAGCGCTCACCAGCAGTCTGCGCTCACAATGGGCATCAGCCCTGCCAGGGTACTGCACTGCATTACAGTTAGCATTTGTTGATGTTTGTGGTATTTGTTGATGGATGTtgtttggatggatggatgatgttGTTTTTGTATATGAACACTACATtagtcaaaatgatctttgcaaattaagttgaaaaaaaaatgattgcgtgtgtgtgtgtcgctctggATAAGAGATCTGAAAGTGACTTAATGACAAACAGTGGAGTGGAAAGGAATACTGGAATATACAGCACATGTACTGTTTGTATAGATGTGCCTGAGTCTGTGCAGTATAGCACTGTGTAGCCAGAGCCTGCAGATTAAACGGAAAACGGGCTCAGTCCACATGGAATGAGCGTATTTGGTGAcatcttctctcctgtcttAGCTGGCTCATTCTGGAACATTCTGTTTTAACACAGCTGtcctttttttctatttttaaatcattgattcttttttttaaatcattgatTCAAAAACACTAATTGCATTTGTTAACACCCTGTAACATTTTTCTTCTGTTTCTTGTTCTCGCTTCTTCCCTTCCAGCCTAAAGCGCACGCCATCAACCACGCTACAGCCTACATCGGCCGGGACACGGTCAAGGTGCTCATGAATCTGCTGGATGAGGAGGCTCTGGCGCCGCCCTGCAGGAACAAGGCAGAACTGCTCACTGACGACCAATCAGTACTCAGCGGAGCAGAGGGAGCTTCCCTTCTCAGTCTTTACAAGTGAGTAACAGCGCCAAAAAAAGAATCCTAGTCCAAACAAAATTATACCTACCATAGGTACAATTTGTGAGGGAGTAGGGGAAAGGCAAGGGGTTTTGCTATTGCTGGGGAGTGAAGGTATTGGttttgtggggaggggggttctTGCTTTGTTGGGAGTGAG includes:
- the parpbp gene encoding PCNA-interacting partner, whose protein sequence is MASLEENLKTMLRIFRRECHRILESERTTIRGSDEMLMSLQLTMAEVNKQESGEFGVALSDVLLCWKSLLLDRLQLPDGGSPRPENYELVRREYESFMKRTNTVDLIDVYFMYKQLRLETDPEQLFTPAQLLQFLLGTSDCAEETSSIPPCPSTPSSSQPRPCTAQMRRVARRVFCSYLGLLVNSKNDLSLANVLDSPCRSLGRAAFTDLKHAARNSQTSLFLAVTSFVRAIQLGGKGYAPAESDPLRKHLKGLCEFVHFTDQLEELLGETPEPSVAGAKLVARVRAVLLKGRSSGDSVYTAVDDTAKALKERIAQIHSAHQQSALTMGISPARPKAHAINHATAYIGRDTVKVLMNLLDEEALAPPCRNKAELLTDDQSVLSGAEGASLLSLYKSPAVVTGTSPKPLRSRIQAAQAKGKVKERGLRSQFACTYVETDDQPLNRVLDFPSTSQVPTCKHPAPKRLIDRPPPITDWDGDSENQESSGQKESHGLENGEANTVSIAALGSRQGNAKAQVAKETQPKNKKSKTPLDATAQGSKGMKRKQVDGADLCGEENQPPAKRPPLKASTAALGAKKTLKAPTKKLIAGQGKLTGFFRL